In Trichocoleus sp. FACHB-46, a genomic segment contains:
- a CDS encoding phage baseplate assembly protein V, which translates to MPSLSRIFTPERPEGLASHLEEGFIIGWVPGEITSLNDPEKLGRVRVRCDLIQQDTDLPNANDGWVWVLEEFVANAVPGGTHRLLKVGSQVALLPMMGDPRQMILLGCIPSRVDSPWPEMDRSKEVYGSATPGQVFEIKNDADASQLNAYPHGVLQHVSGKGDITQQTAQNARLQLLQDGTSRIENDKAFTTHSPDGTVVQRNAEGAQSTLKADGKVELKSSAIASLLLDGAEAKLEGPVNQISQALTKARSFLGGHLNLGRKLLKQASRIAGDFVPGSDIEEFISGADSVLGKLQTGLGSYLPQGLEQLATLQTVSPQLLGAALFPQMGAVSAIATLVPQVEKILQQPTNLGAIAGQVKALLPEELAKGFDLEKITPILTSLGHDSEIQLQAVLGAIAPGGFPAIQNIVGLGLHKNLDQIQSLLNLDFPELESDRAQAIQQRVRDLRKLLPAPQQKLLSDETLRAVLTMPRDDFDSPLETLVGHMSRGLVDQAVTQLEAASPWVGAIGPLAELSQSLIKGGDVGAALKKLAGHGFQGLINAQASNLAEHAAKEVLPQAIAKLSKQLSPALQQGQSSLNQVVNAIPAKGQSAVVRATQATAEMAADATGKGAIARISKLSAEMLGPSLGGKRSGIFAGLGGAGIKTPFGQFSLGGKGGNLFMQGPLAMRVAQSVGRSVGLRLDPKQGVALSSFFDGNWSADSDDPDWGNESARISVDEQFVRVQSLDTKGGVSHELMVGPNGIFVDGFLLKDLLERLNSLTVIETRLTAIEESLEPDSDPNFEPATFHLDGGIF; encoded by the coding sequence ATGCCTTCTCTCTCCCGCATATTTACACCAGAGCGCCCGGAAGGGCTGGCGAGTCATTTAGAAGAGGGCTTCATCATTGGATGGGTGCCCGGTGAAATTACTTCGCTTAATGATCCAGAGAAGCTTGGTCGCGTCCGGGTTCGTTGCGATTTGATTCAACAAGATACGGACTTGCCCAATGCTAATGATGGTTGGGTCTGGGTGCTTGAGGAATTTGTCGCGAATGCTGTTCCGGGAGGTACCCATCGCTTGTTGAAGGTGGGATCTCAAGTAGCGCTACTGCCAATGATGGGTGATCCTCGACAAATGATTTTGTTGGGTTGCATTCCCAGCCGTGTTGATAGCCCTTGGCCTGAGATGGACCGTTCCAAAGAGGTGTATGGATCAGCAACACCAGGACAAGTATTTGAGATCAAGAATGATGCTGATGCCAGCCAGTTAAACGCCTATCCTCATGGAGTGTTGCAGCATGTCTCTGGTAAGGGAGACATTACCCAGCAAACTGCTCAGAATGCTCGCTTACAACTGCTGCAAGATGGTACCTCCCGCATTGAAAATGACAAAGCTTTCACAACCCATTCACCCGATGGGACAGTGGTGCAGCGCAATGCAGAGGGAGCTCAGTCAACGCTCAAGGCTGATGGAAAAGTTGAACTGAAGTCATCTGCGATCGCCTCTCTTTTGTTGGATGGAGCTGAGGCCAAGCTAGAAGGACCAGTTAATCAGATTTCTCAAGCCCTGACGAAAGCGCGATCGTTTTTAGGTGGACACCTGAACCTTGGCCGCAAGCTGCTGAAGCAAGCTAGCCGTATCGCGGGAGACTTTGTTCCAGGAAGTGACATTGAGGAGTTCATTAGTGGAGCAGATTCAGTTCTGGGAAAATTGCAAACAGGACTGGGTAGCTATCTCCCTCAAGGGCTGGAGCAATTAGCGACGCTGCAAACAGTCTCCCCACAACTCCTAGGGGCTGCACTGTTTCCCCAAATGGGGGCCGTTAGCGCGATCGCGACTCTGGTACCCCAAGTGGAAAAGATTTTGCAACAGCCTACCAATCTTGGCGCAATCGCTGGCCAGGTTAAGGCTCTGCTACCTGAGGAGCTAGCAAAAGGATTTGATCTAGAAAAGATTACGCCTATCCTCACAAGCCTTGGCCATGACTCTGAAATACAACTACAGGCGGTGCTAGGTGCGATCGCGCCCGGTGGCTTTCCAGCAATTCAAAACATAGTTGGCTTGGGCCTGCACAAGAATCTCGATCAGATTCAATCGCTCCTAAATTTAGATTTCCCAGAACTAGAAAGCGACCGGGCGCAAGCCATTCAGCAGCGTGTCCGTGATCTGCGAAAGCTTCTACCAGCACCCCAGCAAAAGCTGCTCAGTGACGAGACACTGCGAGCAGTGCTCACAATGCCAAGGGATGACTTTGACTCTCCTTTAGAGACATTAGTTGGGCATATGAGTCGCGGTTTGGTAGATCAGGCTGTCACCCAATTGGAAGCCGCATCGCCTTGGGTCGGGGCCATTGGCCCGCTGGCGGAGTTGTCCCAGTCCCTAATTAAAGGTGGGGATGTGGGAGCTGCGCTCAAAAAATTGGCAGGTCATGGATTTCAAGGCTTGATCAATGCTCAAGCGTCCAATCTTGCAGAACATGCCGCTAAGGAGGTGTTGCCGCAAGCTATCGCCAAACTCTCCAAGCAGTTATCGCCTGCGTTACAGCAAGGTCAATCTAGCCTGAATCAAGTTGTGAACGCTATTCCCGCTAAGGGACAGAGCGCGGTTGTTCGCGCAACTCAAGCCACGGCTGAGATGGCGGCTGATGCCACGGGCAAAGGGGCGATCGCTCGCATTAGCAAGTTGTCGGCTGAAATGCTAGGTCCTAGTCTTGGCGGTAAGCGCAGTGGCATCTTTGCAGGCTTGGGCGGCGCTGGTATCAAAACTCCTTTTGGCCAGTTCAGCTTGGGAGGTAAGGGTGGCAATTTGTTTATGCAGGGGCCGCTGGCGATGCGCGTAGCTCAAAGTGTGGGCCGCTCTGTGGGGTTACGGCTTGATCCGAAACAAGGCGTTGCACTGAGCAGTTTTTTTGATGGCAATTGGTCTGCGGATAGTGATGACCCGGACTGGGGGAATGAGAGTGCTCGGATCTCAGTGGATGAGCAGTTCGTGCGAGTTCAATCCCTAGACACAAAGGGCGGTGTTTCTCACGAGTTAATGGTGGGACCAAACGGAATTTTTGTAGATGGCTTCTTGTTGAAAGACCTTTTGGAAAGACTGAACAGTTTAACTGTGATTGAGACAAGGCTGACGGCCATAGAAGAGAGTCTAGAACCTGATTCTGATCCCAATTTTGAACCTGCTACATTCCACCTGGATGGAGGAATTTTCTGA
- a CDS encoding RNA-guided endonuclease TnpB family protein, protein MRLAYQYRLRLTTQQKTTIDRWLELCRRQYNYRLAERFNWYEKNRCDVNACPLVCHLPELKDRPDFYSQKRDLVNSKKLFPEYKELPSHTLQDVIARVEKAFDRWLSGDSNGRRNGKPRFKGQGRFRSIAFPDPVKPEHIDGRFIQLPKIGKLKMILHRPMPDGFKVKTAAIIKKVDGYYITLSLQDLSVPVLTPDVPTLENTIGIDMGLKAFLVDDSGKDEPIPQHYRKAEKRLKRLQRSLSRKKKGSSRRKKAIKRVSKAHLKVSNQRKDFHYKTAKKLLSQGKHVAHEKLNIKGIARGRLAKSTHDAGWGQFLQILSIKAERAGLMAIAVNPSGTSQNCSGCGTKVPKTLKDRLHACPKCELTIDRDHNAAINIKHLAVGHSVNKAQVTSDAVAGVTEKPTSYTDA, encoded by the coding sequence ATGAGACTCGCTTACCAGTACCGACTGCGATTGACCACACAACAGAAAACCACAATCGATCGGTGGCTTGAGCTTTGCCGTCGTCAATACAACTATCGGCTAGCCGAGCGATTCAATTGGTACGAGAAAAATCGTTGTGATGTCAATGCCTGTCCACTCGTCTGTCATCTGCCAGAGTTAAAAGATCGTCCTGACTTCTACAGCCAGAAACGGGATCTGGTGAACTCAAAAAAGCTTTTTCCTGAATATAAAGAGCTTCCTTCCCATACTCTGCAAGATGTGATTGCACGAGTGGAGAAGGCGTTCGACCGATGGCTGAGCGGTGATAGCAATGGAAGGCGAAACGGTAAACCTCGATTCAAGGGTCAAGGGCGATTCCGTTCTATTGCATTTCCAGATCCAGTGAAGCCAGAACACATCGACGGGCGATTCATCCAGCTTCCGAAAATCGGCAAACTCAAGATGATTCTGCACCGTCCCATGCCGGATGGATTCAAGGTGAAAACGGCTGCAATTATCAAGAAGGTGGATGGCTATTACATCACGCTGTCTTTGCAAGATTTGTCTGTGCCCGTACTCACGCCTGATGTTCCAACACTGGAAAATACCATCGGAATTGACATGGGACTTAAGGCGTTTCTGGTAGACGATTCGGGGAAAGACGAGCCCATCCCCCAACACTACCGGAAAGCGGAGAAGCGGCTGAAACGATTGCAGCGTTCACTGTCTCGCAAAAAGAAGGGTTCTAGCCGTCGTAAGAAGGCGATTAAGCGAGTCTCTAAGGCGCATCTGAAAGTATCAAATCAACGGAAAGACTTTCACTACAAAACCGCGAAAAAGCTTTTATCTCAAGGAAAGCATGTTGCTCACGAAAAGTTAAACATCAAAGGGATTGCCAGAGGCAGACTGGCAAAATCAACGCATGATGCTGGATGGGGTCAATTCCTGCAAATTCTCTCAATCAAGGCTGAAAGAGCTGGGTTGATGGCAATTGCAGTGAATCCAAGTGGCACAAGTCAGAACTGTTCTGGATGCGGCACGAAAGTTCCAAAAACATTAAAGGACAGACTTCACGCCTGTCCTAAGTGTGAGCTAACGATTGACCGTGACCATAATGCAGCAATCAACATCAAACATTTGGCGGTAGGGCATTCCGTCAATAAAGCTCAGGTAACGTCCGATGCAGTAGCAGGAGTCACTGAGAAGCCCACGTCCTATACTGACGCATAG
- a CDS encoding helix-turn-helix domain-containing protein, with protein MLLNGKPISSLTEADLQALIDNANAFPEGKIIDYKRDRLASSDEKKKEFLYDVSSFANTVGGHLIFGMGEDAGLPTQLCGLELDNPDAEKLRMENMIRDGISPRIPGLNIEVVTLQNQRVVIVLQIPRSWVAPHMVTFGNAARFYVRNSGGKHQMDVGEIRAAFSRSESLVERIRSFRRERLDLISSDESPVPMISGAKLVFHIIPLEAFDLVNQLDVMLLENKTPGPLGSSGWDGRYNLDGYLTSVSALRNRQEKHAFGYLQFFRNGIFEIVDASTVAPQPDESLYIRPYYEGELIKKLERIFDIQQELGIEPPLVLMLSFVGVKGYQIISNSYGPSGRVHPIDRNRLLIPEILVDSFDVHLLSIMKPAFDAVWNAGGWSGSQNYDEQGSWIGSNR; from the coding sequence ATGTTACTTAACGGTAAACCCATAAGCTCACTCACTGAGGCTGATCTTCAGGCATTAATAGACAACGCCAATGCCTTTCCTGAGGGGAAGATCATTGATTATAAGAGAGATCGCCTAGCTAGCAGCGATGAGAAAAAGAAAGAATTTCTTTATGATGTTTCCTCGTTCGCCAATACAGTAGGTGGGCATCTAATCTTCGGAATGGGTGAAGATGCGGGGCTACCTACTCAGCTCTGCGGCTTAGAGCTCGACAATCCAGATGCAGAAAAGCTCAGAATGGAGAACATGATTCGGGATGGGATTTCTCCTAGAATTCCAGGACTGAATATTGAGGTTGTTACTCTTCAAAACCAGCGAGTGGTTATAGTTCTACAAATACCTAGAAGCTGGGTAGCACCTCATATGGTGACCTTTGGAAACGCTGCAAGATTCTATGTTCGCAATTCAGGGGGAAAGCACCAAATGGATGTAGGAGAAATTCGGGCTGCTTTCAGCCGCTCAGAGTCCCTTGTAGAACGTATTAGATCTTTTCGCCGAGAGCGGCTTGATTTGATTTCGTCTGATGAAAGCCCAGTACCCATGATATCTGGAGCAAAATTAGTGTTTCACATTATTCCACTTGAGGCGTTTGACCTAGTAAACCAGCTTGATGTGATGCTGCTAGAAAATAAAACGCCAGGACCATTGGGAAGTTCCGGCTGGGATGGCAGGTACAACCTTGACGGATATCTAACTTCTGTAAGTGCCTTGAGGAATCGACAAGAGAAACATGCTTTCGGCTATCTTCAGTTTTTTAGAAACGGGATTTTTGAAATTGTTGATGCTTCTACAGTAGCGCCGCAGCCTGATGAGAGCTTATATATTCGTCCTTACTACGAAGGAGAGCTCATCAAGAAATTGGAACGAATTTTTGATATTCAGCAAGAGCTTGGTATAGAACCACCATTAGTGCTCATGCTAAGTTTTGTCGGTGTGAAAGGTTATCAGATCATCTCTAATTCTTACGGACCTTCTGGACGTGTGCATCCCATTGATAGGAATAGGCTTTTAATTCCAGAAATCTTAGTTGATAGTTTTGATGTTCACCTTCTTTCAATTATGAAACCAGCGTTTGATGCGGTTTGGAATGCAGGGGGCTGGAGTGGATCGCAAAACTATGACGAGCAGGGAAGTTGGATTGGTAGCAACCGATAG